Proteins co-encoded in one Corylus avellana chromosome ca9, CavTom2PMs-1.0 genomic window:
- the LOC132161626 gene encoding purine-uracil permease NCS1, translated as MVSKCLSLHLHPHSHPSLTSAIFQKPCSSHFPTTSFLSNTKLTRPICSIFTPMASIQSTPSPEFDEFEAHPSLTNDDLKPTTPLERSFSWLEMASLWIGLVVGVPSYYLAGSLVDLGMAWWQGIATVVAANVILLVPLILTGHPGTRYGISFPVLARSSFGIRGAHIPTLLRALVGCGWYGIETWIGGEAIFLLLPKVIKESTFAQILPWLGTSPLEFACFIAFWLAQLTIVWKGMEGIRQLEKYSAPILIVLTSCLLTWAYVKAGGFGYMLSLSSRLSSSQFWSLFFPSLTANISFWATVALNIPDFTRYAKSQNDQVIGQAGLPIFMGAFTFVGLAVTCSTKVIFGRVISNPIQLLGEIGGFTTMILAIIGISLATITTNIAANVVAPANALVNLSPSKFTFRRGALLTALLGIAFQPWRLLKSSESFVYTWLLGYSALLGPIGGIILTDYYLIHRTNLSIKDLYSLSPYGPYYYSGGYNLAAMAALVIGILPVIPGFLENVGILSSIPAGFGVIYNNAWFFSFFSAGLLYWLLSCLTGKQDKSLLVDPLLPSAK; from the coding sequence ATGGTGTCCAAATGTCTCAGCCTCCATCTCCATCCCCATTCCCACCCTTCACTCACCTCTGCCATTTTCCAAAAGCCATGCTCCTCTCACTTTCCCACCACTTCTTTCTTGTCAAATACCAAATTGACTCGACCAATATGCTCCATTTTCACCCCCATGGCATCAATCCAATCCACACCCAGTCCCGAGTTTGATGAATTCGAAGCCCATCCCAGCCTTACCAATGATGATCTCAAGCCAACAACACCCCTTGAAAGGAGTTTCTCCTGGTTGGAAATGGCTAGTCTTTGGATTGGTCTTGTTGTGGGTGTTCCATCGTACTATCTTGCCGGCAGCCTTGTCGATCTTGGCATGGCTTGGTGGCAAGGGATTGCCACAGTTGTTGCTGCCAATGTTATCCTGTTAGTCCCATTAATCCTGACCGGTCATCCGGGCACCCGTTATGGTATTTCCTTTCCTGTTCTTGCAAGATCCTCTTTTGGAATCCGTGGCGCCCATATCCCTACTCTTCTAAGAGCCTTGGTTGGTTGTGGCTGGTATGGGATTGAGACTTGGATTGGCGGCGAGgcaatctttcttcttttgccAAAAGTCATCAAAGAATCAACCTTTGCACAGATTTTACCTTGGCTGGGAACTTCCCCTCTTGAATTTGCTTGTTTCATTGCTTTTTGGCTGGCCCAATTGACCATTGTTTGGAAAGGAATGGAGGGAATCAGACAGCTTGAGAAGTACTCTGCTCCGATCCTCATTGTGCTCACTTCCTGCCTCCTCACTTGGGCTTATGTCAAAGCTGGTGGCTTTGGTTACATGCTCTCCTTGTCCTCTAGGCTCTCCTCCTCACAGTTTTGGTCCCTCTTCTTTCCTTCACTGACCGCAAATATTAGCTTTTGGGCTACTGTTGCTCTTAACATACCTGATTTTACTCGATATGCCAAGAGCCAGAATGATCAAGTCATTGGCCAGGCAGGTCTTCCAATCTTCATGGGGGCGTTCACATTTGTTGGCCTAGCCGTCACCTGCTCTACCAAAGTAATATTTGGCCGAGTTATCTCCAACCCAATTCAACTTCTTGGAGAAATAGGAGGATTCACAACCATGATCCTAGCTATTATTGGGATCAGCCTTGCCACCATTACTACCAATATTGCCGCCAATGTTGTGGCGCCTGCCAATGCCCTGGTCAATCTCAGCCCCTCAAAGTTCACATTCAGAAGAGGAGCTCTTCTTACAGCATTGCTGGGAATTGCTTTTCAGCCCTGGAGACTTCTCAAATCAAGTGAGAGCTTCGTTTATACCTGGCTACTAGGATACTCTGCATTGTTGGGTCCAATTGGTGGCATAATTCTAACTGATTACTACCTTATCCACCGCACAAATTTGAGTATCAAGGACTTGTACTCCTTGAGTCCTTATGGGCCTTACTATTACTCAGGAGGCTATAATTTGGCAGCAATGGCGGCCTTGGTCATTGGGATTTTGCCAGTGATTCCAGGTTTCCtagaaaatgttggaattttatCATCCATTCCGGCCGGCTTTGGTGTCATCTACAACAATGCTTGGTTTTTCAGCTTCTTCTCTGCAGGTTTGCTCTATTGGCTTCTATCCTGTTTGACAGGAAAACAAGATAAGTCTTTACTTGTAGATCCTCTTTTGCCTTCTGCAAAATAA